Sequence from the Aspergillus nidulans FGSC A4 chromosome III genome:
ACAGCCCGGCTTCCAGCAGGAGCCCGATGATAGCTGGAAGGTTCGTCCATAGAAGCCAATGCCTAGCACTATGGACGATGGGTCCACATCCACGCGCCAAAATAGATCAAGGGCGAGGTCAATTTCCGTCAGGTTAGTGTGGGCGAGGATTTGATTGCCGATGGGGTTTTCGCTGTCCCAAGTGCCGTGCAGGTCATACGACATGAGATTCACCCAGTCCACGTACTCCATCATGGCTTTGAGGTCGAAGTGGCGAAGATACCAGTATGACGTTGGTGCAGTAAAAGTGACAAGGTAGTTCCGTCCACTTGCAGTGATggcctcctgcagctccttgaGCAGAAGAGTGTAATTCTCTCCATCGACCATCGAGTCCGAACCACCACGATCATCGGCGCCAGGGTACTCCCAGTCGAAGTCAACCCCATCGTAGCCGTACTCGGACATGAACCCAAGCAGGTTCTGAATAAAAGTGGCTCGGTTCGCTGCGGTGGACGCTAGTGTAGGGAATATGGCCTGCCACGGACCGGGGTCGCTGAACGTCCAGCCGCCTAGGGCGATCATGATTTTGAGACTTGGATTGCGTGACTTGAGGTTGCCGACCTGTTTGTACACATCGGCGGACAGACCGTCCATGTTTGTGATTTGGAAAGCACTGTTAATGTAACCGAATGCGATGTTGAGATGCGTAAGCAGATTGACAGGGATCTCGCCAGCAGACATTGTCCCACAGCTGCGCTGAGTACTCCAGCCCTCCCAGTATCCAATCACCCTCTGCTGGGGGTTGGTAGTCTGGGGAGAGGGCTTGGGCTGATCGCAGTTTGACTGGCAGCCGTCGCCGCAGAAGTCCGCCGTGGTGCCGCAGAAGCCGTACTGCGAGCAACAGACATTGAGCGGGCAGCCAGCGTTGGGAGTTGCTGCGAACTCGCCGCACTCGGCTGTTGCATCGCAGTTTGACTGGCAGCCATCACCGCAGTACGTAGGGCCATAGCCACACCAGCCGCTTTCACCACAGCAGGCTCCGTTAGAGCAGGGAGAGTCGGGACCGCAAGTGTAGTCTCCTCCCTGGCTGTCGACAGCAGCGACCTTGGCGCTGAGGACATTGGCTCTCTCGTCGAGAGCGGGAGGGTGGCTTCTCTGGGCATGTTTGTGGTGCACCCCGTGCCTTCCCGATGCAGCAATCAGCGCGGGGAAGAACAAAAGACCAACAATACCTTGTTTCAACAACAACATTATTAAGAATATGGGCAATCATGCCCATGAGGgaggaaaataaaagaatGAACTCGTTACTCCAACCTGAAACAGAATCTGTTGACTCGACCTTTTATAACAATGCCGGCCAGCGACAACCGAGGCCAGCATGCCTGTTCGGATGGATAAAGGCGCTCACCTCTGTGCGAGAACGATACACTGGTCGCTTGGCACTTTGAAGACAATAAACTCCTGGCTCGCACTCGGATGTAACCACATGGGCCCACGTTTTGGGGCTAATGCACAGTGCCTGGGACAAAAGCAGCCTACTGCAACCCTATCACCCAATAGCTGCAGGAACAGAACCAGGGATCAGACCACAGGGCCCACACCCTGAAACAGACCCTGGTGATCTGGGCGGTTGCCGAGAAAGCCTAGTCTTCTTGGCAGTGCCGGCCACAGCGGACTATACCGCTAATGGAAGGAGTCCAACACGCTTCCTATCGAACTACACTGCAGCTAGCATCCTAGCACTGGTACTGTCCAGAGCGACTTCGGAAATTACCCATGGTTTGTGCTGCGGATGACTCGGATGACCGTGCTCGTGGTCGCATTTCGCATCTTCGCTGGACCGAGGAATTGAGAATTAATATGCCGACTGTCTCTTTATTCCACCATAAATGCCCTTCACCCCACTACCGGGATTTTACCATTTCCATTTGACCATCACCATGAAGAGGACACTCCTGCTCGCCGCAGCCTATCTGCTCCGGTCTGCAAATGCGGACTGTGCTGTATACACCGTCCAAGCCGGGGATACCTGCGTCAGCATTGGCCGGTCAACTAATGCAACGTATGCGCAGCTTCTGGCTTGGAACTCGGAAATCAACATTCAATGCTCGTATGTTCCCGTGTCGTCTAGCAATAATGATTCTGGCCTAGCTTATATTTGTTCTCTAGGAACCTCGGGAGTCTCACCGGTTCGGAGCTGTGCGTGAGCAATCCCTTGGGCAATTATGGAATTCCTACGAATACCTTGGGCAGTCCCGAGATTGTAACCACAGTGGTGTATGTTCTCATGCACACGGTCGGTACTATATACTTAATATCTGTAGGCCCGCCCCGTCGCCAACCCCAGACGACACAAACTCGAACTGTGGCGAGTACTATCTTGTAGTGACAGGCGACGACTGCGGGACTGTGACCACCCAATTCCAAATCACATTAGACGATTTGTAAGTCCTCGTATTAAGCAAGAACACAGGAAGCTGACCGTccagcctcttcctcaacccacAAGTATGGGACAACTGTACCAACCTCATGAGAGACTACTATTACTGCGTACGCCCAGTGGGATACATTACGACGTACCCTGGATACGGCGGGTCAGCGACGACAGAACCATTCGTGCAGACTCCCTCGACTCCGGTCCCGGAGAACCCGCTCGCAAACTATTCTTCCTCGCAGCCAGTGATCCCAATCGCAAATAAGACGCGGCTTGACTGCTACCAGTGAGGATCCCCGCTTTGGGAAGGCTCTAACTCACTGACCTCACCGCAGCTACATCACATTCGACAATATTACCGAAAATGAGGCCGCCAACTGCTGGAACCTCGCTGGAATAGTCGGAGTATCTCCCGAGGTCAACCTCACTCTATTCCACAATACAAAAGCGCGAACTAACAGAGACACCAGGAACTCATCCTCTGGAACCCCTCCCTAGCAGAAAACAGCACAAGTATCGAGCCACCCGCCACGATAACAACCAGCAGCGTCACCCGAACGATAACCAGCAACCCCTACGCGTACCCCTGCACATTGTCCGAAAGCACCTCCTACTGCGTCGCCGTCGCCTCCCCAACAACAAGCGATGGCCAAGCGTCAGCCATCGCAACGCCAGTCCCACGCGCCGCAGGCGAAATCGCAAACTGCACCCAGTGGTTCCATGTCGAATCTGTCCGTGATACCTGCGAGAGTATCCTCAACACGTACTGGCTTGCTTTTGAGGAGTTCTATGCGATGAACCCGTCTGTTAAGGAGGACTGCAGCGGGCTTGTGTTGGGGACATATTATTGCGTCTCAACGTATCCGGATGGTGTTCCGCCGGGTCAACCGGACTGGACGGGACCGACGTTTCCACTGCCTGATgagacagcgacagcaacAAGTACAACGACGTCGACATCTGGTGTGTCTACGCCGTCCCCTGTCCAAACGGGGATTATCGAAACGTGCAACGAGTTCTACAAGGTTGTTACAGGCGATACATGCTATGATATCGCAGTAGAGAACGATGTCGCGCTGTCGGATTTTTACGATTGGAATCCGGCTGTCAAGACGGATTGTACGGGGCTACAGGCTGATGTGTATGTATGCGTTGGGGTGCAGGCTCCCAGTAGCACCACCACTACAACAATACCGACATCTGATGTCTCTACCCCTACACCTATCCAATCCGGGATGGTCACTACCTGCAGCGAGTTCTACTTCGTTGCCAGCGGCAACAGCTGTTACGACATTGCAGTCGACAACGGTATCGAACTAGCATCCTTCTACGACTGGAATCCCGCTGTGCAAACTGACTGTTCGGGTCTCCAAGCAAATGTATACGTCTGTGTGGGCGTTTCAGGGGGCACACCTACCGCAACAACAAGTATAGCGACAATGTCGACAACGGCGATTTCAACACCCACACCAACGCAAGCAGGTATGGTAGACAACTGCGGGGAGTTTTACCTCGTCCAGGCGGGAGACGGGTGCTGGAATCTGGCAAATGAACAGGGGATTGCGCTGGGGGCCTTTTACGTGTGGAATCCGGCTGTGAAAGATGATTGTTCTGGGTTGCAGGCGGATGTCTATGTTTGTGTTGGTCTTGCAtagtttctttttttttaaatatGGGAAAAGTAGAGAAGATAACCTCTTGCAATATGTAGAGTATAATCGATCTTAAAAACATACACCAGAATTGCAGGAGAATTCTCAATCCCGTTACGAGAAAGTGCAAAACACGACTAGGTATCTAAGTACCGAGTACTCTCGATATCCGCCCCATCTCCACCCAATCCCCGTCCCTCCCCAATCTACCAGAGGGATTAATATCCCCGATTCCTCCACTCAACCCCATCCATAAACGCATCCCTCACAACCCCAACCTCACCCACCGCATCACCCCCGTTATAAAACGGATTCGGCCCATCCCCGTAAAGAAACTGACTAACCTCGCCATCAAGCCAGATCGCATGCCCGATCTGGATATACATGGTAGGCTTCGCCACAGAAACAACTGGACGGATGGTAGGGTCGCGGCTGCGCCAGTCGAGTTGATCACGCATATCCTCAAGGAGTTCGCGGTATGAGCCACCATGGTCAACGAAGTAGAGGAAGCCAATGTGGACGAAGCGGAGGGTGGGCGGGAGGGAGGAAAGGATGGCGATAATGTCATTTTTATCAACGAGGAAGTTTGAAAGGCTGAAGTAGCGGAGCGAGTGCCATTTTTCCGTGGGGAGGATTGTGCGTAGGGAAACGAGTTGTGCGCGACCACCGCCGGTTTCTGGAACAGTGGTATCGGATGCTGGGTCCTCCTCGACGTCTGTGGATAGGGCGATGTGTTTGAGGTCGTGGGCTTCGGCAAGGGCGCGGCGGAGGTAGCCGTTGCGGAAACAGGGCCAACCTGTCCACTCCTGGCCGCGGACTGAAAGGGATAGGTCAAGGCGGGTGAAGCCAGGTCGGCGGAGGATCGTCACTAAATCGTCGTATTCGGGATTTGGCTCTTCGAAAACACGGCAGTTTAGGCCTGTGTCAAGGGCGTGGGCGTCTATTATCAGTTCTGAGACTTGATGCTTTGTATACGAAGCCAGGGCACGCGTTATGATGCCAAACCCGCGATAGTCCTTTTTGGTAGCTTCGTCCTCCCACGGCTGCGCTCTGGGCCTGTACGTCCCGCTACTGGAGACGCTGGGCCAACCGCGTGGGATGGGGTAATTAAACCCCCTGGGGAACGCGCGAATCATAGGCGTCTCGTACAACGGAGTGAAAATCCATCCATGCGCCGCAGGCGTAACAGTAACCCTCTTGAGCGCCGGAAACCGGCGAAGTCCATATTCCAGCGCCTGAGCGTCCTTGTTAAAGACAATAACCTCCTCCTGCTGTTGCAGTAGATTCTGGTAATACTGCCAGCAAATCCACAGAGGCAGCTCAGTGGCTGCTTGCTCCTCTGCAACAACGATCTGTTTGGGCATTTTGCCCCTGTCCAGATGTGCGAACTTGCGCATCTGTAGATCCTCCCTATTCTTTTTACATGCGTCGACGAACCATTGAAGACATCCGCTCTCCTTATCTATCCGGAGATCCTCGCGGGAATCGGCAATGTGGAACTCTCCGTATGGGACTTGGAGAAACCGGGCATCGTCCCAGATTATCTCCTTGATTCCGTGGCGGAATGTTTCGCTATCGGCGATGGCGCGAAAGACGGCGATGTTGAGCGGGTTTGCGGAGAGGAAGACGCGGTCTAGACGGAGGCGGACGGTGTTGCAGAGGGTTCTGCATGTGAGACGCAGGGTCTTGATGCCACTGTTTGGTAGGTAGCCGGCGATAATTGCAATTATCTCCGTTGGGAGGGCTGCGAGGCTGCGAGCCATTTTACATTTCAATCTTGGCGTGTGATGTCAAGAAAGGGAAGCAAGTGGCTTGATTGACGCGCAGTAAGACTATGATGACTTTGGTGGGCTTTACTAATCGAGTTGCACTGCTTAGTTAGGCATCGCTGCCCTGGTAAGCGGGCCGCTTCAGCGGGATGTGGGGTACCATGAGAAGGTCACCCCAGCGTGATCGGCTCTCGATTGTCAGACCGGACATGGTATGAGCACTTGCCGATTACAAGTGGCACTCCTTTACCTGGAGCATGCACGTATGAGTAGGCTCGCAGCCAATATCATCATCCAGAGTCCTCTTCAAAAGAGCCCACCCTAAGCCTTGACTGGCCCAGGCAGAGTGAAATTCTCCCCAGCGAGGGGCCAACCTCAGTGAGTGATCTGGTTAAGGGCACAAATATTCTCTGGCTAACCATTCATCCTGACCCTCGTAAGCTTCGCCCTACAAACGTCACCTTCCTTGTACGGAGGAGGCAGCGTGAACCTAAAATGAAACAGGCAGATACAGACTACATAGGAAACAAGGATAAAAACGAACATAAATATCGCAAGGACGGCAGTAAGGGAAGAAATTGGACAACTTTAAAGCGGTAACATGTTGAACCCGTGATTTTGTTTGACCTCATGGCTATTTAGTGGGCGGTTGAGACTTAGATTGACATACCTTGATATTTGGGAGTCTAAGTTCCTACCCAACCAAGTCTATCGTACACATAGTTGTTACAAATTCCTTGTGACTTTCCTGTAGTTATCTGAACCGATAGCGAAACAACACAAGCTTTCATGATTTGAGCCTAGGTGAACTTTTGTCTCTCGGCTGCCTGCTAGATTCCTGTTTCAATTAAACTTGGGGGTTTTTTATGCTGCAGTTGTGAGGTGTcgcgaagaaaagaaggccCATTCTTGACACACTTAGCGATTTACTACATTCGCTGACCATCAAGGACTCACGTGGCAGATTTGATTTCAGCATAATGACCATTTTGAGACGCGTTCACCAAGGCCTGCGTGGGTCAATAATTATCATCATGACTTTCCTTTCCGTTTGATGTACCTGTTTAACCAGAATACCTCCCAGACCTTGACCCAGAAATATAATCAGCATGTGCCGATCCTGTAGCTGTCAGTTGTGGCGTCAGTTGAGGAAGCTCAAACATCACTCACAGCCTTTGGCCGGACAGTGCTGATGTGGTTCAATAGGCCATCCGCCTCCCCAGAGACGCGCCCGAAACCAGTGCTGAAAGTGTCAACTGAGTCATACTCGTACGAAAATAACCGCACCATCAAGCCTTGTTGCTGAAAGAAGGCATTTGACCAGACTTCTCCCAGCCTGTTTGACGGTTCGGCCACGAAGAAACCGAGCATCGTCCAGCTGCATCCACAAAATCAAGACCATGGACCGCGATAATACTTGATAAAGTTAGCAGATATTATTGGGAATTGTGGCTTTCCGGTATAATACTCTATCTTGCTTTGACCGCCCTGTTCCACACCGGGCGCAGGATAAACTTGACAAAGAGACTAACAGTGAGGTCAGCCAGAGGTTATTAGCAAGGCAAAATAGCTCCTTGTGACACACCATAATTATCTCTGAAGAGCAAGCGCGAAGTGACAAGTTACTTGGGAGTGAGATGAAATAAGGAAAGAACCCCCAGCAAGAAGTATGACTCGTACTGTATGGCAGCCCCAGTATAGAACATCATAGGCCCCGCGGTTGCGTTGCCCAGTACACTGTGATAGGTGACTTTGGTCTGTAATCTTATTTCAACATCCTACTTGTGACTTGTAATTTTCCTATTATTAACCTCGAGCATGACCGTTAACACAGGGGCGCCAGAACTGTGTGAAAAGAAAATATATTTATAAGCGATAATAAATCACTATGCAAATAAAAAGGATTCAGAAAACAAGCATAATACTAAGGAAGAATGATACCACTTACACTCTGGCAGACAGCTCAATCAAAGCAGGTCTCGGCCGGTTCTGATTCTGGTTCTGGTTCTGTGGTTGCCAGTAAGGGGAGAGGGTAGTAAACTGGAAGCGAGGGCTAGCAGGCAGGGTAATCTTCGGCCCTGGAGGCATGATCTAGTCCTGGCCTTGGTGATCTTGCTTTGTCCCCCAGGTCCACTGTGTGATTTCACACCCGGCCTACAGTATCTTGTACTGACTGCCAACATCCAGCAGTGGTCCATACCTATCCAGGAGGGTACTGTACAGCGTAGTTTTGGCTGCCAGCCAGAGCTCAATCAGGTCCATGCTGTGTACAGGAAACAGGCCGGGAAAATCAGGTTCATAGCAAGGTGCTGGACCCTGCAGCTCAGCAACCAGTGCTTCCTTCATCTCCCTACTATTAGCAGAACAGAGACATAGGATAAGATCTGAAGGGCTCCACTTGAAGAGGCAGGGCTTATCcaagccgtcttcctcgcgTTTCATTATGAGTGTAATCGTGTTGATCAGCCAGTTAGCAATTCGTGCAGACAATTTCTTCCATCCAGTCAAGGAGAGTATTAGGCAGGGTATTGTTTCCAACACCGCCAgcttttgctgctgaggcAGGGCAGAGTCTATCCTGATAGTTGCTGCAGAATCTGCATTGAAGTGTGGGGAGGTTATAGGAGATACTGTTGGTCCTGTGTTTTTGTTATacaagaaaaagcaaaggaaGCAGGGGTGTTAAGGGATCGCGAAAAGCTCCAGTATTTGGGCTAGACAAGGCAGACTTGGCACTTGCCTGTGTTGGCTTCGAAGCGGGGCCTCTAGTCTTGACACTAACCAACGTTAACCATCGGGCAAAGTGGAGTGGTATATCAGCAACTTGCATCCACTAACGGTTTGTTGGTTCAGACCCATGCATTTGCCGGCTTTGACGCTGGTTCAAAACTAACCAGTGGCTAAGTAGAGTAACTGATTAATCCTTGTCCCATACTAAGGTATGTAACATCAACCAACTTGCTTATTATAATTGGCTCGTGAAATGCCTAGACTTTGTTAGTTCAGGCAGTATACACTTGTATTGGCCTTGTATTAGCCAGCCTAGACTATATCTTCTCCACCATACTCCATAGAAACCAAAATCTAAAAGTTAGTAGAGTACCGGGGTCACTTGCACTAAGATATATAACATATACTAACATATATTAACAACCCCTCCACCGCAATGACCCAGTCACATGTGCAGTGCGTTGTTGGTTCAGACTATATTGATCTGGCGATGTCCGACAGCTGCATGTCTCAGCCTTGACTGAGCAACTGAACCACACTATCTTTACTCTCCAGGCAACTATCTTGGTTCTTGTACCTTGCATACCATGGTTTGCGATGGCCACCGGAAATTACAATGGCATTTCCTAGGAACTAGATCGCATGGCCCCTCAGCggggggagggaggaggtgtccttctcttctttccctgtAGTCTTTATCCAACGCGGCTATAGCAGGAAGGCCCTCTCGTTTGGCAAACATGACACAGTGATGGGGACATGAAGCATACATACCATCCTGATTAGgcagaggacaagaagaagggggaCAGACTACCATGGCAAAACGGATTATCTTCCCGGGGGACTGCTAAAGTTGAACACACGAGTCTGCAAGTGACCCGAGATGGTTATTTGGCCCTAAATGTGGTGCCCATACGCTGAGCAACCTGTTGGACATATTTTTCAATACTGTCTACAGTAACCTCTGGATGGAAGCTATCGCAGCCCCATTTTGTTCCCCTGTGTCCAGAGCAGACTTCCGCCTCAATGGGAGTAACATTAAGCCGTCAGGCGTAACACGAATCTCCCGGACGCCGTGGCCTTGAAGGGATGAGGCCGCTGATGACGGCTGACATGTGGGATTGTTTTC
This genomic interval carries:
- a CDS encoding uncharacterized protein (transcript_id=CADANIAT00005310) translates to MKRTLLLAAAYLLRSANADCAVYTVQAGDTCVSIGRSTNATYAQLLAWNSEINIQCSNLGSLTGSELCVSNPLGNYGIPTNTLGSPEIVTTVVPAPSPTPDDTNSNCGEYYLVVTGDDCGTVTTQFQITLDDFLFLNPQVWDNCTNLMRDYYYCVRPVGYITTYPGYGGSATTEPFVQTPSTPVPENPLANYSSSQPVIPIANKTRLDCYHYITFDNITENEAANCWNLAGIVGVSPEELILWNPSLAENSTSIEPPATITTSSVTRTITSNPYAYPCTLSESTSYCVAVASPTTSDGQASAIATPVPRAAGEIANCTQWFHVESVRDTCESILNTYWLAFEEFYAMNPSVKEDCSGLVLGTYYCVSTYPDGVPPGQPDWTGPTFPLPDETATATSTTTSTSGVSTPSPVQTGIIETCNEFYKVVTGDTCYDIAVENDVALSDFYDWNPAVKTDCTGLQADVYVCVGVQAPSSTTTTTIPTSDVSTPTPIQSGMVTTCSEFYFVASGNSCYDIAVDNGIELASFYDWNPAVQTDCSGLQANVYVCVGVSGGTPTATTSIATMSTTAISTPTPTQAGMVDNCGEFYLVQAGDGCWNLANEQGIALGAFYVWNPAVKDDCSGLQADVYVCVGLA
- a CDS encoding uncharacterized protein (transcript_id=CADANIAT00005311), with product MKREEDGLDKPCLFKWSPSDLILCLCSANSREMKEALVAELQGPAPCYEPDFPGLFPVHSMDLIELWLAAKTTLYSTLLDRYGPLLDVGSQYKILPRFQFTTLSPYWQPQNQNQNQNRPRPALIELSARVSGAPVLTVMLETKVTYHSVLGNATAGPMMFYTGAAIHWTMLGFFVAEPSNRLGEVWSNAFFQQQGLMVRLFSYEYDSVDTFSTGFGRVSGEADGLLNHISTVRPKAALVNASQNGHYAEIKSATNLDSQISRFTLPPPYKEGDVCRAKLTRVRMNALPTEIIAIIAGYLPNSGIKTLRLTCRTLCNTVRLRLDRVFLSANPLNIAVFRAIADSETFRHGIKEIIWDDARFLQVPYGEFHIADSREDLRIDKESGCLQWFVDACKKNREDLQMRKFAHLDRGKMPKQIVVAEEQAATELPLWICWQYYQNLLQQQEEVIVFNKDAQALEYGLRRFPALKRVTVTPAAHGWIFTPLYETPMIRAFPRGFNYPIPRGWPSVSSSGTYRPRAQPWEDEATKKDYRGFGIITRALASYTKHQVSELIIDAHALDTGLNCRVFEEPNPEYDDLVTILRRPGFTRLDLSLSVRGQEWTGWPCFRNGYLRRALAEAHDLKHIALSTDVEEDPASDTTVPETGGGRAQLVSLRTILPTEKWHSLRYFSLSNFLVDKNDIIAILSSLPPTLRFVHIGFLYFVDHGGSYRELLEDMRDQLDWRSRDPTIRPVVSVAKPTMYIQIGHAIWLDGEVSQFLYGDGPNPFYNGGDAVGEVGVVRDAFMDGVEWRNRGY